A window of the Bradysia coprophila strain Holo2 unplaced genomic scaffold, BU_Bcop_v1 contig_538, whole genome shotgun sequence genome harbors these coding sequences:
- the LOC119083024 gene encoding actin-binding Rho-activating protein, protein MTDVDHELGAIRFIVDSPLSSKVAMFNKTVREHTDSQMLNPFSQDGRSVSPKPKFSKEEYGKPIAGSLTAARGQKANMHVFKEMLELCQIINTEGYPQSEEDPSLKFILFGELFNIYTHINDKLVGLLLRARKHKLLDFEGEVLFQRRDDDVPVCMCKPIKEIKAILDGKVDEVRRSVSPNPHPTTMLIK, encoded by the exons GATTCACCACTTTCATCCAAAGTTGCAATGTTTAACAAAACAGTGAGAGAGCACACAGATTCCCAAATGCTGAATCCATTCAGTCAGGATGGCCGAAGCGTATCAcccaaaccaaaatttagtaaaGAAGAGTACGGAAA ACCAATAGCTGGCTCGCTAACTGCTGCTAGGGGTCAAAAGGCAAATATGCACGTTTTTAAAGAAATGCTGGAACTCTGTCAAATTATCAATACAGAAGGATATCCACAATCGGAAGAGGATCCATCActgaaatttattctttttggaGAGCTATTCAAC aTCTACACTCACATCAACGATAAGCTCGTCGGTCTTCTGCTGAGAGCGAGAAAACACAAACTTCTAGATTTCGAGGGCGAGGTGCTTTTTCAACGCCGGGACGATGATGTACCTGTTTGTATGTGTAAACcaattaaagaaattaaagCAATTCTAGATGGTAAGGTCGATGAAGTTCGACGAAGCGTTAGCCCTAATCCACATCCAACAACAATGTTAATTAAGTAG